The following coding sequences are from one Leptospira mayottensis 200901116 window:
- a CDS encoding JAB domain-containing protein — protein MKSSGKLSEKLSPFPDPRTRIAYEAESLEDWELLAVLLGRGNRAQPIEELSREILHQSKGFGGLLQKQVSDLRKIPGVGIAKATTLLAAVEFARRLKWEALKGRRYSSEQLLNFLATSLIPKNRECFVLITLSPEGAVLRAEIVAVGSLEEVGVQTRDLLKIILNDAASSVIIAHNHPESSSKPSEEDLWIFENFGRLLDTIGLELLDQWIFGIDGIYSCKKGKVLQARAKC, from the coding sequence TTGAAGTCTAGCGGGAAACTCTCTGAAAAGTTGAGTCCTTTTCCCGATCCCAGAACGCGGATCGCGTACGAAGCCGAATCCCTAGAAGATTGGGAACTTTTGGCAGTGCTTCTGGGAAGAGGGAATCGGGCTCAACCGATCGAAGAACTCAGTCGCGAAATTTTACATCAAAGTAAAGGCTTCGGTGGTCTGCTTCAAAAACAGGTTTCGGATCTTCGTAAAATTCCAGGAGTGGGAATTGCCAAAGCAACTACTTTACTTGCGGCTGTCGAATTTGCGAGACGTCTCAAATGGGAGGCTCTCAAAGGAAGACGTTATTCTTCCGAACAACTTCTCAATTTTCTCGCTACCAGTTTAATTCCTAAAAACAGAGAATGTTTTGTACTTATCACTCTTTCTCCTGAAGGTGCGGTTTTACGGGCCGAGATCGTTGCGGTGGGGAGTTTGGAGGAAGTGGGAGTACAGACCAGGGATCTTTTAAAAATCATTTTAAACGATGCGGCATCTTCCGTTATCATTGCGCACAATCATCCCGAATCTAGTTCTAAACCCAGTGAAGAAGATCTTTGGATCTTTGAGAATTTTGGAAGGCTTCTTGACACGATTGGTCTGGAGCTCTTGGATCAATGGATTTTTGGAATTGACGGGATCTATTCTTGTAAGAAAGGTAAGGTTCTTCAGGCTCGAGCGAAGTGTTGA
- a CDS encoding UDP-glucose dehydrogenase family protein: MKVCVVGSGYVGLVAGACFAEYGNHVICVDKDEVKIANLKKGIIPIYEPGLSELVLTNWKEKRLEFTTSLGEGVQKSDIIFIAVGTPTLPDGSSDLSAVFAVAKEIGKSMNGYKVIVDKSTVPVGTAAQVKAIIASETKEEFDVVSNPEFLKEGAAIDDFMRPERVVIGSETQKAGDLIAQLYAPFVLNGNPILRMGVVSAELTKYACNAFLATKISFANEIANLCEVVGGNYEDVRKGMGTDSRIGRQFLYAGIGYGGSCFPKDVRALIKTSEDEGSPLRIIRKVEEVNEAQKLRLYEKIVKFYGESNLSGMTFAVWGLSFKPGTDDMREAPSIPLLLKLYDKNVKLRVYDPVSKETSKVYFEGKVEYATDAYSTLNGADALLLLTEWREFREPDFSKVKNLLKNRVIFDGRNQYSPELMKTKGFQYFSIGKSNV; this comes from the coding sequence ATGAAAGTTTGTGTGGTTGGAAGCGGATATGTAGGTCTTGTCGCGGGTGCTTGTTTTGCAGAATATGGAAATCATGTGATTTGTGTCGATAAAGACGAAGTAAAAATCGCAAATCTTAAAAAAGGTATCATTCCTATTTATGAACCGGGACTTTCCGAGTTGGTCTTGACCAACTGGAAGGAAAAAAGACTTGAGTTTACCACCTCTCTCGGCGAGGGAGTGCAGAAGTCGGATATCATTTTTATCGCTGTGGGAACTCCTACTTTACCGGACGGTTCTTCCGACCTTTCCGCGGTTTTTGCGGTGGCAAAAGAAATTGGTAAGTCTATGAACGGATACAAGGTCATTGTGGATAAATCTACGGTACCGGTCGGAACTGCGGCCCAAGTGAAAGCGATTATTGCAAGTGAAACCAAGGAAGAATTTGACGTTGTTTCTAATCCGGAATTTTTGAAAGAGGGCGCAGCGATCGACGATTTCATGCGTCCCGAAAGAGTCGTGATCGGTTCCGAAACCCAAAAAGCTGGCGATTTGATTGCACAACTTTATGCCCCTTTCGTCCTTAATGGAAATCCTATCTTAAGAATGGGAGTCGTTTCGGCGGAACTTACGAAATACGCGTGCAACGCGTTTCTTGCGACTAAGATTTCCTTTGCCAACGAAATCGCAAACCTTTGCGAGGTTGTCGGAGGAAATTACGAGGACGTTCGTAAAGGGATGGGAACCGACTCTAGAATTGGGAGACAGTTTTTATACGCCGGGATTGGATATGGCGGTTCTTGTTTTCCTAAGGATGTTCGAGCTTTGATCAAAACGTCAGAAGACGAAGGTTCTCCTCTTCGAATCATCCGTAAAGTGGAAGAGGTCAACGAGGCTCAGAAACTCAGACTCTATGAGAAAATCGTAAAGTTCTACGGAGAATCTAACCTTTCCGGAATGACCTTTGCGGTTTGGGGGCTTTCTTTCAAACCCGGTACTGACGATATGAGAGAAGCTCCTTCAATTCCCCTGCTTCTGAAATTATATGATAAAAACGTAAAATTGCGCGTATACGATCCGGTCTCGAAAGAAACCTCAAAAGTTTATTTTGAAGGAAAAGTGGAATATGCGACTGACGCATATTCCACTTTGAATGGTGCGGATGCTTTATTACTCCTAACCGAATGGAGAGAATTCAGAGAACCTGATTTTTCAAAGGTCAAAAATCTTTTGAAAAATCGGGTTATTTTTGACGGAAGGAATCAGTATTCTCCCGAACTGATGAAAACAAAAGGATTTCAATATTTTTCAATCGGTAAGTCGAATGTATGA
- a CDS encoding LIC12298 family protein, protein MIIRSLQESANYQRKRGGLPGAGPNWKERTRAGESNLKSFADYLEEAFEGEIVQKGAWFSDSLSELSKNNLKRI, encoded by the coding sequence ATGATCATTCGATCTTTGCAAGAATCAGCAAACTACCAGAGAAAACGTGGTGGGCTCCCCGGAGCTGGTCCGAACTGGAAGGAACGGACTCGTGCCGGAGAGTCGAATTTAAAATCCTTTGCGGATTATCTGGAAGAAGCGTTTGAAGGGGAAATCGTTCAAAAAGGGGCCTGGTTTTCAGATTCTCTTTCTGAGTTGAGTAAAAATAATCTGAAGCGGATTTGA
- the pnp gene encoding polyribonucleotide nucleotidyltransferase: MTHTISGQYGRDTIVLETGNWAKQAHGSVVYKSGNLVLLATVCAADDAKEGQDFFPLTCEYTEKLYSVGRFPGGYFKREAKPPEHEILISRIIDRPIRPLFPEGYFCEVQLQVQVLSADGDVSVAGHALNAASAALTISDIPFNGPIAGARIGRINGELILNPTTKEIVNSDLDLVVAGTKTHIVMIEGEAKELSNEEMLSALRFAQKYIAEFVTLQEEYAKQIGVVKREVKLKARDVELLAKVKEYAFAKLTAANQTPDKTARNKEISNVNKEVVEFFKQTVEEEDKIKDIKTYLHELEYEIVREQVLTKGTRFDGRKLDEIRPISVEINPLPGPHGSSVFTRGQTQSLGVVTLGTGSDNQRYETLEGQKEKSFMLHYNFPAFSVGEVRRSSGPGRREIGHGNLAERALKLVLPKSEEFPYVIRVVSEILESNGSSSMASVCSGSLALMAAGVPIKGSVSGIAMGLFSDSYGKFAVLSDIAGLEDHFGDMDCKIAGTRKGITAFQMDLKVTGVSFDVLESVFEQAQRGRFHILDIMERHISKASDSLAGTAPRIIVRNIPKDRIGELIGPGGKNVRGISELTGAELYIEDDGRVTISGSNQESAEKAAKMVDGFFTEVEVGKIYEGKVKRIADFGAFVEILPGKEGLCHISKIDFKRVNSVKDIVKEGDIIRVKVLNVDKTGKIDLSRKDALEEEV; encoded by the coding sequence GTGACGCATACAATTTCCGGCCAATATGGCCGAGATACAATCGTTTTAGAAACCGGAAATTGGGCGAAGCAAGCCCACGGCTCTGTCGTTTATAAATCCGGAAATTTAGTATTACTTGCGACCGTTTGTGCCGCTGATGATGCGAAAGAGGGGCAGGATTTTTTTCCTCTTACTTGTGAATATACTGAAAAACTCTACTCTGTCGGTCGTTTTCCCGGCGGTTATTTCAAAAGAGAAGCCAAACCTCCTGAACATGAGATTCTCATTTCTAGAATTATAGACAGACCAATTCGCCCCCTGTTTCCGGAGGGATATTTCTGCGAAGTACAGCTTCAGGTTCAGGTTCTTTCCGCAGACGGAGACGTTTCCGTTGCAGGACACGCTTTGAATGCCGCGAGTGCTGCATTAACGATTTCTGATATTCCTTTCAACGGACCGATTGCGGGCGCTAGAATTGGAAGAATCAACGGAGAGTTGATTCTGAATCCGACTACGAAGGAAATAGTGAACTCCGATTTGGATCTGGTTGTCGCCGGGACTAAAACTCATATTGTCATGATTGAGGGAGAGGCGAAAGAGCTCAGTAACGAAGAAATGCTTTCGGCTCTTCGTTTCGCTCAAAAGTATATTGCCGAGTTTGTGACTCTTCAGGAAGAATATGCTAAACAAATCGGAGTTGTCAAACGCGAAGTTAAGTTGAAAGCCCGGGACGTTGAACTTCTTGCTAAAGTAAAGGAATATGCGTTTGCAAAGCTAACCGCCGCAAATCAAACTCCCGACAAAACCGCTCGTAATAAAGAAATCTCTAACGTGAACAAAGAAGTTGTCGAGTTCTTCAAACAAACCGTAGAAGAAGAGGACAAGATCAAAGATATCAAAACATATCTTCACGAATTGGAATACGAAATTGTGCGTGAACAGGTCCTCACGAAAGGGACACGTTTTGACGGAAGAAAGTTAGACGAAATTCGTCCTATTTCCGTAGAAATCAATCCGCTTCCCGGTCCTCACGGTTCTTCCGTTTTTACTAGAGGGCAGACTCAATCTTTAGGGGTCGTGACTTTAGGAACGGGGTCTGACAATCAGAGATACGAAACTTTGGAAGGCCAAAAAGAGAAGTCCTTCATGTTACATTATAATTTTCCTGCGTTTTCTGTGGGTGAGGTTCGTAGATCTTCCGGTCCAGGGAGAAGGGAAATCGGGCATGGAAATTTGGCGGAACGAGCACTCAAATTGGTTCTTCCTAAGTCGGAAGAATTTCCGTATGTGATCCGTGTCGTATCCGAAATTTTAGAATCCAACGGTTCTAGTTCTATGGCCTCTGTTTGTTCTGGTTCTTTGGCACTGATGGCAGCGGGTGTTCCGATTAAAGGAAGCGTTTCCGGAATTGCGATGGGACTATTTTCGGATTCTTACGGTAAGTTTGCGGTGTTATCCGATATTGCCGGTTTGGAAGATCATTTCGGAGATATGGATTGTAAGATTGCCGGAACCAGAAAAGGGATTACCGCGTTTCAGATGGATTTGAAAGTGACCGGTGTCAGTTTCGACGTTTTAGAAAGTGTATTCGAACAGGCACAAAGGGGAAGATTTCATATCTTGGATATTATGGAAAGACATATCTCCAAGGCTTCCGATAGTTTAGCAGGAACCGCTCCTAGAATCATCGTTCGAAATATACCAAAGGATAGAATCGGCGAACTCATCGGTCCGGGTGGTAAAAATGTTCGAGGGATCAGCGAACTTACGGGAGCGGAACTCTATATAGAAGACGACGGAAGAGTGACCATCTCCGGCTCCAATCAAGAATCCGCTGAAAAAGCGGCAAAGATGGTGGATGGATTTTTCACAGAGGTCGAAGTAGGAAAGATATACGAAGGAAAAGTAAAACGGATTGCGGATTTCGGGGCGTTTGTCGAGATTCTTCCCGGTAAAGAAGGTCTTTGTCATATCTCTAAGATCGATTTTAAAAGAGTAAATTCCGTGAAAGATATTGTCAAAGAAGGTGATATCATTCGAGTCAAGGTTTTGAATGTGGATAAAACCGGAAAGATCGATCTTTCCAGAAAAGACGCTCTTGAAGAAGAAGTATAA
- a CDS encoding ABC transporter ATP-binding protein, whose translation MSLKVENLNKVYAGYSGPFQRILNVLSLGFLGNDIKFDALKNVSFQVSPGEIVGLIGRNGAGKSTLLKVLTGVSSYASGKILRTGSLRSILELGVGFNPELSGEENLYYNGLVWGLSPDEIRSSMDGIFEFSGLQEFKNIPIKQYSSGMVMRLGFALATFSRPDILIVDEALAVGDASFQQKCLRRFRSFQEQGTMTLIVSHDLELLKSICSRVLILEKGKLVFDGNPVDGFREYMQIIAGSTSGQDVVFPFPKDSIVESLSVDLDLIELYPGNLPIQDLQQVSDRINRNRAEGLKYKDRVDPQIFPVGSEVEISVHVIFKRNIPDLTVGFHIDDSRGIRVFGTNTYHLGNSLKNIHAGESVSASFRLPLNFSAGKYSLGIALHEGDSHVENSYLWKDGILSFELERLSLPKFEGVAWLPVQSRFKKDTSF comes from the coding sequence TTGAGTTTAAAAGTAGAAAATCTAAATAAGGTTTATGCCGGTTATAGCGGACCTTTTCAAAGAATTTTAAACGTTCTTTCTCTTGGATTTTTAGGAAACGACATCAAATTTGACGCGCTTAAAAACGTAAGCTTTCAAGTTTCTCCAGGAGAAATCGTAGGTTTGATCGGAAGAAACGGTGCCGGAAAATCCACTCTTTTAAAAGTTCTCACAGGTGTGTCGTCTTACGCATCCGGAAAAATTTTAAGAACTGGATCTCTTCGTTCCATTCTGGAACTTGGGGTGGGATTTAATCCGGAACTTTCGGGAGAAGAGAATCTCTACTACAATGGTCTTGTTTGGGGACTTAGTCCAGACGAAATCCGATCTTCCATGGACGGGATTTTCGAATTTTCCGGTCTACAAGAATTTAAGAATATTCCAATTAAACAATATTCTTCCGGAATGGTCATGCGTCTTGGGTTTGCTCTTGCAACTTTTTCAAGGCCCGACATCCTCATCGTGGACGAGGCTCTCGCCGTGGGTGACGCCAGTTTTCAGCAAAAATGTCTTAGACGTTTTCGTTCCTTCCAGGAACAGGGGACTATGACTCTGATTGTAAGCCACGATCTTGAACTTTTAAAATCGATATGTTCCCGTGTTTTGATTTTGGAAAAAGGTAAATTGGTTTTCGATGGGAATCCCGTAGATGGTTTTCGGGAATACATGCAAATCATTGCGGGTTCGACGAGCGGACAGGACGTCGTTTTTCCATTTCCAAAAGATTCTATTGTAGAAAGTCTTTCCGTGGATTTGGATCTTATAGAATTATATCCGGGAAATTTACCGATACAAGATTTACAACAAGTTTCGGATCGAATCAATCGGAACCGTGCAGAGGGTTTAAAATACAAAGATCGGGTGGACCCGCAAATTTTTCCCGTGGGTTCCGAAGTGGAAATTTCAGTCCATGTAATATTCAAGAGGAATATTCCGGATCTCACCGTGGGTTTCCATATAGATGACTCTCGGGGAATCCGGGTCTTTGGAACGAACACATATCATCTCGGAAATTCGCTGAAAAATATTCATGCGGGGGAATCCGTTTCGGCCAGCTTCCGACTTCCCTTGAATTTTTCTGCAGGCAAATATTCTCTTGGTATCGCCTTACACGAAGGAGATAGTCATGTTGAAAATAGTTATCTTTGGAAAGACGGAATTCTTTCCTTCGAGTTGGAACGTTTAAGTTTACCTAAATTTGAAGGGGTTGCTTGGCTTCCGGTACAAAGTAGATTCAAAAAAGACACTTCTTTCTGA
- a CDS encoding flavin reductase family protein encodes MKITDDVFKNALSHFPSGVTVITYSHLGKHGGLTVSSFSSLSLNPPLVLFCLQKNITSHDPIHDSGKFIVNILAQGQDSISNQFASGKIDKHILIEELKCKTGELGIPILPGILSHIECEVERFVSGGDHSIVIGKVISAGAEDSLRPLLYYRRDYYSI; translated from the coding sequence ATGAAAATTACAGACGACGTTTTTAAGAATGCACTTTCACATTTTCCATCCGGCGTTACCGTCATTACATATTCTCATCTCGGAAAACACGGCGGGCTAACCGTTAGCAGTTTCAGCTCTCTTTCACTCAATCCCCCTCTTGTTTTATTTTGCCTTCAGAAGAATATAACCAGTCACGATCCGATTCATGATTCCGGTAAATTTATCGTGAACATTCTGGCGCAAGGACAAGATTCCATTTCCAATCAATTTGCCTCGGGAAAAATCGATAAACATATTCTCATTGAAGAACTTAAATGTAAAACGGGAGAGCTGGGAATTCCTATTTTGCCCGGAATTCTTTCTCATATCGAATGTGAAGTGGAACGGTTTGTAAGCGGAGGAGATCACTCTATCGTAATCGGAAAAGTAATTTCCGCTGGGGCGGAAGACAGTTTGAGACCTTTGTTGTATTATAGAAGGGATTACTATTCGATTTAG
- a CDS encoding ABC transporter permease → MLKSLPILWILVKRDYALQFAGSSLGISWMLVQNFSLILIYTVVFLFLHLKGNPESASDFIGYTFSGLLFWIPLQEYMIRGTSILTENRQLIKRSPLGPEIFLWIPYVQMLIHFTVTAVPVLIVLIVLGKLNIILFPVSIFVILAIGYLLSFIQGYLARANVILRDITPLVRLISQFFFWSLPILYLSTGFLHSINVWNPLNFPLELFRFFLLNDFAVVFHWKEFIPYLILFPLIGILSRSKFHSVILDHL, encoded by the coding sequence GTGTTGAAAAGTTTACCGATTCTTTGGATATTAGTAAAGAGGGATTACGCCTTACAATTTGCAGGAAGTTCCCTCGGAATCTCTTGGATGCTCGTTCAAAATTTCAGTTTGATTCTGATCTATACGGTTGTCTTTTTATTTCTTCACCTAAAAGGAAATCCAGAATCGGCTTCTGATTTTATCGGATACACATTCAGCGGGCTTTTATTTTGGATTCCTCTCCAGGAATATATGATTCGAGGGACTTCGATTCTTACAGAAAATCGACAGTTGATCAAAAGATCCCCTCTGGGGCCGGAGATTTTTCTCTGGATTCCTTACGTTCAAATGCTCATTCACTTTACGGTGACTGCGGTTCCGGTTTTGATCGTATTAATCGTTTTAGGAAAATTGAATATAATTTTATTTCCTGTTTCTATTTTCGTGATACTTGCCATAGGATATTTACTTTCTTTTATTCAAGGATATTTGGCGAGGGCAAACGTTATTTTAAGGGATATTACACCTCTCGTTCGTCTTATTTCTCAATTTTTCTTTTGGTCGTTACCAATCTTATATTTGTCCACGGGTTTTTTACATTCGATCAATGTTTGGAATCCTCTCAATTTCCCTCTTGAACTATTTCGATTTTTTTTGTTAAACGACTTTGCTGTGGTTTTTCATTGGAAAGAATTTATCCCTTACTTGATTTTATTTCCTTTGATCGGAATTTTGAGCCGTTCTAAATTTCATTCCGTTATTTTGGATCATCTTTGA
- the truB gene encoding tRNA pseudouridine(55) synthase TruB produces MTSSDLVVAVRKKLKFKKVGHTGTLDRAASGLMILPVGSCTSFSSVFLEKEKSYQAWVKPGESTDSGDKEGEILESLSKEQTEVWFREHREKLKDLFEQIPTWETQEAPEVSALKVNGRRRSDLFREGVALVPAVRKIRVYQYELGIFSPELISFTIRVSAGTYIRKIVMDISDRVGFPFRLEKLVRTSIGKLNLDQADSYENLLEGKVKIHPPESILEFPTVEIPSTEVKNVLNGRKIKLEWIPGNEFLLVSPEREILAWCRKEEHGIHESDYKYLRVFPKN; encoded by the coding sequence ATGACTTCTTCGGATCTTGTAGTAGCTGTCCGTAAAAAACTTAAATTCAAAAAGGTCGGTCATACAGGAACCTTGGATCGGGCCGCAAGCGGTCTTATGATCCTTCCTGTAGGAAGTTGTACTAGTTTTTCTAGTGTATTCTTAGAAAAAGAAAAATCGTACCAAGCCTGGGTCAAACCGGGAGAATCCACTGATTCCGGAGATAAGGAAGGTGAAATCTTAGAATCGCTTTCGAAAGAACAAACGGAAGTTTGGTTTCGGGAACATCGAGAGAAACTCAAGGACTTATTCGAGCAAATTCCAACCTGGGAAACTCAGGAAGCTCCGGAGGTTTCTGCGCTTAAGGTAAACGGAAGGAGAAGATCTGATCTTTTTCGAGAGGGGGTAGCACTGGTTCCTGCTGTACGAAAGATTCGAGTGTATCAGTATGAACTCGGAATATTTTCTCCCGAATTGATTTCTTTTACGATTCGAGTTTCTGCGGGAACTTATATCCGTAAGATAGTAATGGATATTTCCGATCGTGTTGGTTTCCCGTTTCGTTTGGAGAAATTGGTCCGCACAAGTATCGGCAAATTAAATTTGGACCAAGCCGATTCGTACGAAAATCTATTGGAAGGAAAGGTTAAGATTCATCCCCCGGAATCGATTTTGGAATTTCCTACCGTAGAAATTCCGAGCACAGAAGTGAAAAATGTGCTCAACGGGAGAAAAATAAAATTGGAATGGATTCCCGGGAATGAATTTCTTTTGGTTTCACCCGAAAGGGAGATTCTTGCTTGGTGTAGAAAAGAAGAGCATGGAATCCATGAATCGGATTATAAATATTTAAGAGTCTTTCCTAAAAATTAG
- the rbfA gene encoding 30S ribosome-binding factor RbfA, with the protein MNPIRRKKIEAEAVRTVAMMILSGKVKDPRVHMISVHRAEISEDGKNMKVFVTAICTDKKKLKVLSGLNSAAGLFQTTLSGKLGLRITPRMQFLWDEEYIQSLDESLRLTRKPTSTD; encoded by the coding sequence TTGAATCCGATCCGAAGAAAAAAAATCGAAGCGGAAGCCGTTCGTACCGTTGCGATGATGATCTTGTCGGGTAAAGTAAAAGATCCAAGGGTGCATATGATTTCCGTACATCGTGCGGAAATATCTGAAGACGGGAAGAATATGAAAGTATTCGTAACCGCGATCTGTACGGACAAAAAAAAGTTAAAAGTATTATCCGGACTTAACAGCGCCGCTGGTTTATTTCAAACGACGTTATCCGGGAAGTTAGGACTTAGAATTACGCCTAGAATGCAATTTCTCTGGGATGAGGAATATATTCAGAGTTTGGATGAATCACTCAGACTTACCAGAAAACCTACGAGCACGGACTGA
- the rpsO gene encoding 30S ribosomal protein S15, which produces MIAAEQKKQIISNFARKAGDTGSTEVQIALIDARIKELNEHFKSHKKDFHSKTGLLRLVGKRKKLLDYLKRTELDRYKKLIETLGLRK; this is translated from the coding sequence ATGATAGCTGCTGAACAGAAAAAACAAATTATCAGTAATTTTGCCCGCAAAGCGGGAGACACGGGTTCCACTGAGGTGCAAATTGCTCTCATCGATGCGAGAATCAAAGAACTCAACGAACATTTCAAGTCTCATAAAAAAGATTTTCATTCCAAAACCGGTCTTTTAAGACTCGTAGGCAAAAGAAAAAAACTTCTGGATTATCTCAAAAGAACCGAATTAGACCGTTATAAAAAACTAATCGAAACTCTCGGACTTCGTAAGTGA
- a CDS encoding M16 family metallopeptidase — MQEPSQLVYRKVLSGGITVLFQQAPHTVSVSAGVFVRVGSRHESAKNAGYCHFLEHMLFKDTAKRTAKEQAEDIERVGGFTNAATSREYTYFHVTVAGKHIGLGLELLAEMIYEPLLKQSDIENEAGVILEELQGYEDSPEDYIHDFYYQNFFPKNSLGRDIIGTRESVSGVDHKRLLEFYNAHYHTENMFLSISGNFEPDEIFTIAEKYFNRFRKKKKNIDALSLPKKQWGYFPKKKKLEQVYFILGGDGFAREFHNTSLASLFTHILGGGTSSRLFQKVREEKGLCYQITAYPSSYIDVGINSIVCSTSKEKFVTCLETISDEIKSILDRGITEKELLDAQSNHEGALSISYEQTESRMNTIALMELYYGRNYSYEERVKEIYSITLEDLNRFAKSVLGIRRLHLSALGNLGLKEEKAVQRIFSL; from the coding sequence GTGCAGGAACCTTCACAGTTAGTCTATAGAAAAGTTCTGTCCGGGGGAATTACAGTTCTCTTTCAACAAGCCCCTCATACAGTCAGTGTTTCAGCAGGAGTTTTTGTTCGTGTAGGTTCCAGACACGAATCTGCCAAGAATGCCGGTTATTGTCATTTTTTGGAGCACATGCTTTTCAAAGATACAGCTAAACGGACTGCTAAAGAACAAGCTGAAGACATAGAACGAGTCGGCGGTTTTACCAACGCCGCTACTTCCAGAGAATATACCTATTTTCACGTAACGGTCGCCGGAAAACATATCGGTCTCGGTTTAGAACTGTTAGCCGAAATGATTTATGAGCCCTTACTTAAACAATCAGACATAGAAAACGAGGCAGGAGTGATTTTGGAGGAGCTTCAAGGTTACGAAGATTCTCCAGAGGATTATATTCACGATTTCTACTATCAGAACTTTTTTCCTAAGAATTCTCTGGGACGGGACATCATCGGGACGAGAGAATCCGTTTCCGGGGTCGATCATAAAAGATTATTAGAATTTTATAATGCACATTATCATACGGAAAATATGTTTCTTTCGATTTCTGGAAACTTCGAACCGGACGAGATTTTTACGATCGCCGAAAAGTATTTTAATAGATTTAGAAAGAAAAAGAAAAATATCGATGCACTTTCCTTACCCAAGAAACAATGGGGTTACTTTCCGAAAAAGAAAAAGCTGGAACAGGTTTATTTCATTTTAGGTGGAGATGGGTTTGCAAGAGAATTTCATAATACTTCTTTGGCGAGCCTGTTCACTCACATCTTAGGTGGTGGAACTTCTTCCAGACTTTTCCAAAAAGTTAGGGAAGAGAAAGGGCTTTGTTATCAGATCACCGCCTATCCTTCCTCTTATATAGATGTAGGTATCAATAGCATCGTTTGTTCCACTTCCAAGGAGAAGTTTGTTACTTGTTTGGAAACGATCTCCGACGAGATTAAATCGATTTTGGATCGTGGAATCACCGAAAAGGAACTTCTAGATGCGCAGTCCAACCACGAAGGTGCTCTTTCGATCAGCTACGAACAGACGGAGTCCCGTATGAATACGATTGCCCTGATGGAATTGTACTATGGCCGTAATTATTCTTACGAAGAAAGGGTGAAAGAGATTTATTCCATTACTTTGGAAGATTTGAATCGTTTTGCGAAGTCTGTTTTGGGGATTCGCAGATTACATCTCTCTGCGCTCGGAAATTTGGGTTTAAAAGAAGAAAAGGCCGTTCAAAGGATTTTCTCTCTTTAA